The Acinetobacter shaoyimingii DNA segment CCTTCTTGATTTTGATGGTGGCTTTAATTCCATTGACGCGCTTTATTGTGGGAACGAGTTATGGCGTTTGGGCTGCAGTCGTACCATTAACACTGGCTGCCACACCGTTCTTTGCTCGAATTGCAGAAGTCAGTTTACGTGAAGTCGATCATGGGCTCATTGAAGCCGCCCAAGCCATGGGCTGTAATCGAAAGCAAATCATTTGGCATGTGCTTTTACCTGAAGCCTTACCTGGCATCGTAGCAGGTTTTACCGTAACGTTAGTCACCATGATTAACTCATCTGCCATTGCAGGTGCCATTGGTGCAGGTGGTTTGGGTGATATTGCCTATCGCTATGGCTACCAACGTTTTGATATGCAAATTATGCTTGCAGTGATTTTAGTTCTGGTTGTTTTAGTGATGTTGGTACAGGCAACGGGCGATGCGTTATCAGCACAGTTAGATAAACGGAAGATTTAAGCGCACATTATAAATAAGAGACTATCGAAAATGAGAAGAATGCTGTGTTTGAGTATTCTTCTCTTTTACTTTTATCAACTTTCAACAAAATCGGATTTTAAAAAATTCATGTATAAATTCTGAACCTAAGGTCACGCTAAGCAAGTCTTAAAGTTTAATATCATCAAAAATATAAAAAATGAATTGGTCTATTTTGAAGATTAACAACACGATAACCAAAAGTATAAAAGTAGCGATAACTTGAATCACAACTAAAATAAGTGTTCACGCTCAGGCATTGATTCAGCACGCATTCATCTACAAACGAAAACTTAAACGCTTAGACCTGACTTTGTCATGGCTTTCATGTAAAATCATCAACAATTTTTATATAACACTTTGTGAGTTTTTTTCATGGGTTTTAATTGCGGTATTGTCGGCTTGCCGAACGTTGGTAAATCTACACTTTTCAATGCATTGACTAAGGCTGCTATTGCTGCAGAAAACTTCCCATTCTGTACCATCGAACCAAATACAGGTATCGTTCCTGTACCTGACTTACGTATGGACAAATTAGCAGAAATCGTTAAACCACAGCGTGTTGTGCCAACTGCAATGGAATTTGTTGATATCGCAGGTTTAGTCGCTGGTGCATCTAAAGGTGAAGGTTTAGGTAACCAATTCCTTGCCAACATTCGTGAAACGGATGCGATTGCACACGTGGTTCGTTGTTTTGAAGATGAAAACGTGATTCATGTAAATGGTAAAATTGATCCATTAGATGACATTGCAACTATTAACACTGAACTTGCACTTGCTGACTTAGAAGCGGTTGAAAAAGCAATTACGCGTTTAGCAAAATCTGCTAAAAGTGGCGATAAAGAAGCGATTGCGGTTAAAGCGATTTTGGAAAAAATTCAACCATTATTAAATGAAGGTAAGCCTGCCCGTGCAGCTGACCTTGATGATGATGAACGTAAATTGGTACGTGGTTATGGTCTGATGACTTTAAAACCAACCATGTACATTGCCAACGTTGCTGAAGACGGCTTTGAAAATAACCCGCATTTAGATGCTGTTAAAAAATTAGCTTCTGAAGAAAATGCGATTGTTGTTCCCCTTTGCAACCAAATTGAAGCTGAAATTTCATTACTTGATGACGAAGACCGTGCTGAATTTTTAGAAGCAATGGGCATGGAAGAACCAGGTCTAAACGTGGTGATTCGTGCAGGTTACTCACTTTTAGGTTTACAAACTTACTTCACTGCAGGTGTACAAGAAGTTCGTGCTTGGACAGTGAAAGTTGGAGCAACTGCGCCTCAAGCGGCTGGTGTGATTCACACCGACTTCGAAAAAGGTTTTATTCGTGCTGAATGTATTGCTTATGATGATTTCGTTCAATACAACGGCGAAGCGGGTGCGAAAGAAGCAGGCAAATGGCGTTTAGAAGGTAAAACTTATGTCGTTCAAGACGGGGACGTTTTACACTTCCGTTTTAATGTTTAATTTGCATTAATCAGCTAAAAAAAGCCTCACATTGTTGAGGCTTTTTTATGATTTCGATCATAGCCATTTCAGTAACCAACGATAGATTTTTTGAAAAATGGATAAATCATTTTGCGGTGAGTTTAACTTTGGAAAAGCAGCCTCTAATGCTTTGCAGGTTGGATATCGATTTTGCAGTTGTTTTAGATAATCGCTTTGATCGCCATTTAAAAAGCCATCTAAAATACCGATATGATTTGTAGTACTTAATTTACATTGATTTTCTTTTCGATCCCAAGCTAAAAACGATCCCAATGTTTTACCAATGAATAACTGATCATCCTTACAGTTTAATTGGGCTAATGCAGAAAGTGTATACAATTCAGGTTTCCGTCCATCAACTGCATAAGCTAAGCCTATGACTAAATCATTCGGATTCAATTCTTGAGGTTCGAATTCACTGTACATAATTTCTGGATGACCCATCGCGAACCATTGATAAAACGACCGAAAAATAAATTTCTGCTCAGTAAAATCTATATCAAATTTTACTGGATCTGCCATTTTGTTCTCAATAGATAGATAACGTGCAATGAAAACATCATTTTGACTATGTGGCATACATGCTGAAGCGTACTGAGTATCAATAAATAAAAATATCGGCATAAAAACCATATATTTCATCATTAGCCCCATTTTCTTTACTTTCAAACGCTTTCCTTTCAAATTATTAAAACAACATTTCATATAAATTCTATTTATATCACCTGAATATATAGCATTTGTATCAATAAATGAACTTATAAATTAAAACAATAATGATAATAATTATCATTATATTTACATTAATTCTATCTTATCTTAAACTCATCTCTACTTAATGTGAAAAGTTTAAAAAGGATTTAAAAATGGCGTATACCCTTCCTCCCTTACCTTATGCTTATGATGCGCTTGAACCACATGTAGATACCAAAACAATGGAAATTCACCATAGCAAACATCATCAAACCTATATCAACAATATTAATGGTGCAATTGCAGGTACAGAATGGGAAAAATCATCTGTAGAAGAATTGGTTCGCAAAGTCAATGAAGTCCCTACCGATATCAAAAATAATGTGATCAATAATGGCGGTGGACATGCCAACCACTCCCTTTTCTGGACAGTTATGAGCCCACAAGGCGGTGGCAACCCAATTGGACAAATTTCATTGGCCATCGAACAAGAATTAGGTGGTTTTGAAAAATTTAAAGAAGTATTTACCAAAGCTGCCATTAGTCGTTTTGGGAGTGGTTGGGCTTGGTTGAGCGTAACGCCTGATAAAAAAATCGTGGTTGAAAGTTCTGCAAACCAAGACTCACCATTGATGCATGGCAATACACCTATTCTTGGATTAGATGTTTGGGAACATGCCTATTATTTAAAATATCAAAACCGTCGTCCTGAATATATCAATGCATTTTATAACGTGATCAATTGGGAAGAAGTCAATCGTCGCTATTTAGAAGCCATCAAATAAGTAGTGTCTCAAACGTTTAATTCATAAAATTTAAAACAAAAAAAAAGCGAGATTTATGATCTCGCTTTTTGAATCAAACTGATTTTAAAAAAGATCCGTATAGGCCTCGGTATTTCCTAACGCTGGATTATCTATTGCATCCTTACACTGCGTTTTATCACGTTCATACGTTGCTTTACGCTGCTCAAGTTGACCTTCATTTTCAACGATCGCACGTGCCCATGAATCAATACTGGTCAAGGCTTTACGACACAATGCATATTTTCCTTCAGTCACAGAGTCAGTCATTTTCACATTGATACGCCAATCTAAATTGAGTTTGCGTACAGGCTCACGTACATCTTTATTGATCTGAGCAACTTGGTTTTGGTACAAAATTGGATCGATCTGATTGATCAAATCCCATGCTTTTTTCGCATATACCGTGGCATCATTGGTTATTTTTGGTGCAGTCTTAATTTCTACCTTTTTCTCAGGTTCATTTGATGATTGACCACAACCTTGCAACACGCTCGAAGCAAGCAATACACACAAGAGTCCAGAACCAGATTTTAAAGTAAACATACTTCAGCCCAAATAAACAATTCGGCACTATGCTAGTAAATTCGGCTACAATACTCAATCTAGATTTTACCTTTTGTTTTATTCTTTACTTTTGTTTCATTTTTTGAATTAGGTGTTTCGTGTCTGAGCACAGTTTTTCCACGGTAAAACCTGCTGGTTTTTGGCAAGGTGCTAAAGACAGTCAAGCCATCATGTTTACTTATCTTCCTGTTTCATTTGCATTCGGTGTATCTGCATCGCAATTTGGTTTCAGTGCATGGGAAGCTTTGTTTCTGTCTTGCTCAATGTATGCTGGAGCGAGTCAATTTCTAGTGGTTGCATTACTCGGTAGTGGCACATCTATTTGGATGACGGCTTTAACTGTAATTGCGCTTGATATTCGACATTTGCTGTATGGCCCTGCTCTACAAAATTTAATCAACGATCGTTTAAATCTAAAAAAAACGGCTATTTGGGCTTGGGGACTGACAGACGAAGTTTTTGCAGCAGGTATGATTAAATTATCGCAACGTCGTCAAGAATGGTCTGAATCTTGGATGCTGGGTGTCAGCTTGTTCAGTTGGCTGTCTTGGGCTTTTGGATCGTTTTTAGGCGGCTTATTTGCCGATAAAGTCAGTCATATGCCACAGTTTCTTCAAGCGGCACTTGATTTCCTACTCCCTGCACTGTTCTTGAGTTTCTTATTGGCTGCTTTTGAGAAAAAACATAGTTTTGTCGTTATCGTCAGTTTAGTGGTTGCTGCAATCGCATGTTACACGATCAATTTATCCGCAGCGATCTTTATTGGTATTGCTTCTGGTATTTTGGCAGGTTTATTTAAACATTATGTGCTTAAGCAAGATGACCATGACTTAGAACAACGTACGGGAGAATTTTAATGAACTTAGACATTATTCTCGTTGGCATTATTGTCGGTATCGCCAATTTTGCTTCGCGTTTTGGACCATTTTGGGTCATTCAAAGACACCATGACAATGCTCAAAAACGTGGTTCAGTCTGGATTAAAATTGCACTAGGTTCAATTGGAATTGCTGCAATCAGCTCAATGCTCGTGGTCGCAACACTTCCACCATTAATGGAAACACCAAATAAAAGCTTTGCTATGTTGGTCGGTTTTGTGGTTTTGGCGGGTATTTATTTTAAATATCAGCGTATTGTATTAGCGACACTGACCGCAGCCTTTGTGTATGGGATGGTGTATACCTATTTTGATATCTAATTTAACTTTAGTTATTCATAGATAAAGAAATTTAAGAATTTCTTTATCTAAAATAGTGTTAGACAATATCATTATTTTATGTGAATCAAAGCTTAACTCGTGTGCCAGTTCTGCTATGCTAAAAGCCCATAACTTCAAGCATGGATGAAACGCATGAGCATCACAATTGGCACTCCACTTCAAACTTCAGCCTTTAAAGTCTTATTATTGGGTTCTGGTGAACTTGGAAAAGAAGTGGTGATCTCGCTACAACGTTTAGGTGTGGAAGTACACGCCGCAGACCGTTACGACCATGCGCCTGCCATGCAAGTTGCCCATTATTCTTATACTTTAAATATGGCTGAACCAGTCGAACTCAAAAAATTAATCGAAAATATTAAACCCAATTTAATTGTTCCTGAAATTGAAGCGATTGCTACACAAGTCTTAGTCGAAATAGAAGAACAAAACATTGCCACAGTCATTCCTTCAGCAAAAGCAGTGAACTTGACGATGAACCGTCAAGGCATTCGTAAACTAGCAGCTGAAGAATTGGGGCTTCCTACATCGGCATATCGTTTCGCTGACACATTAGAATCATTCCGTGCAGCGTGTGATGACATTGGCTATCCGAATTTTGTCAAACCTGTAATGTCATCTTCGGGTAAAGGTCAATCTCGTGTTAAAGAATTTTCCGAAGTCGATGCGGCTTGGGAATATGCACAAACAGGTGGTCGGGTCAATCAAGGTACGGTGATTGTCGAATCGCAAATTGATTTTGACTTTGAAATCACTTTACTCACTGTTCGTGCAAAAAATCCAACAACAGGCGAAATTGAAACACATTTCTGCGACCCCATTGGGCACCGTCAAGACTCTGGCGACTACGTGGAAAGCTGGCAACCTCAGGCAATGACACCTGCTGCATTAGAAGAAGCGCAACGCATTGCACATAAAGTGACCGTTGCATTAGGTGGATGTGGTATTTTTGGTGTAGAACTCTTTGTTAAAGCTGATAAAGTGTGGTTTAGTGAAGTATCACCTCGCCCACATGATACAGGGCTTGTGACTTTAGCTTCTCAGTTCCAAAGTGAGTTTGAACTGCATGCTCGTGCGATATTAGGCTTACAAGTCAATACACAACGACACAGTGTAGCTGCCAGTGCAGTGATTTATGCAGGTGTAGATGATACTAATCTATCATTCTCTGGCTTAGAACTTGCTTTGGAAAACCCAAATACCGATTTACGACTATTTGGCAAACCTGAAGGTTTTGTTCGACGTCGTATGGGCGTTGCAACTGCACGTGCCGAAACAACAGATCAAGCGCGTGAGTGGGCATTTGAAGCAGCATCCAAAGTGCGTGTTCAACAAAACAATAGATAGTTAATTTTTAATTTTTTATGGACGGATAATACATTCATGATCAACACGTCTCCACTGTTAAACTACGTTTCAAGTAATCATGACATCAAAGCGATTAATCAATGGCGAACGGATGTTGAAAATCAATTACAAGAACAGTTTGAACAGGGACAACCGATTCGTGAAATTATCCGTGCTCGAGCAAATTTAATTGATGAAGCCTTAGTGTTTCTATGGAACCATGCAGGTTTAGATCAGACGCAATTGGGTTTGTTTGCAGTTGGTGGTTATGGGCGTCGTGAAATGATGCCCTATTCTGATGTGGACATTATGGTCTTATCAGAAGATGAGCTTACCCCCGATCAAGAAACCAAAGTCACCCATTTTATTTCCTCTCTTTGGGATGTGGGAAATTTTAAACCGGGTGTCAGTGTACGCACCATTCAGTCCTGTTTTGAACAAGCAAGCAGTGATTTAACCGTAGCAACTACCCTTATTGAAGCACGCTTAATTGCAGGTTATGAACATTTAGCCAAATGGCCACGTCGTGTTGTGTCACAAACATGGACCGATAAGACCTTTTTTGATGCAAAAATGGATGAGCAAGCTCGTCGTTATGCTCAACACAACAATACAGAAAGCAACTTAGAACCTGATATTAAAAATGCCCCTGGCGGTATCCGTGACATTAACCAAATTGGTTGGATTGCAAAGCGTCATTTTAGAGTCAATCGTATTTATGACTTGGTTCATTTGGGCTTTATATCCGAATTTGAATTGGCTGTTTTAGAAGAGGCTGAAAATTTCCTTTGGGAGATTCGCCATTATCTACATCGTATAACCAAGCGTGATGAAAATCGTCTGTTATTCGATTATCAACGTGAAGTCGCGGCGAAGTTTGGCTATCAAAAGGTCGAAGGCGAACATATCAATTATCCAATTGAACAGTTCATGAAGCGTTATTACCGTGCAGCACAACAAGTATCTACACTGAATGAAATGCTTTTGGCTTATTTCAATGAATCGGTGATTACCCCTCGACTACCAGATTACGAACGTAAAATTGAAGAAATTAATGAAAATTTCAAATTGGTCGATGGCAAGCTGGCTGTTCAACATCATAAAATTTTCGCTGAAAGACCAAGTGCGATTTTAGAAATTTTTTACTTACTCGCCAACCGTCCTGAAATTGAAGGTATACGTGCCCGAACATTACGATTATTGACTCTCGCAGCAAAACGCATCGACCAAAACTTTAGAGACAATCCAACACATCAAGCCTTATTTATGGCCATCATTCGTTCACCACACCGTTTGTACGAAACCATGGTGGCAATGAAACGTTATGGTGTACTGGGCAAATATATTCCTGCCTTTGGTCAGATTATGGGGCTCATGCAATATGATCTATTCCATATCTATACGGTCGATGCACATACATTACTTTTGGTCAGAAATTTAAATCGATTTAAAGAACCTGAATTTGCCAAAGACTATCCTGTTGTCAGTTCTGTATTCCAACGTCTTGCGCGTCGTGACATTGTCTTTTTAGCCGCAATATTCCATGACATTGCCAAAGGTCGAGGTGGCGATCATAGTGAATTGGGTGCAATCGATGCGATCGAATTTGGTCGTGCTCACGGTTTTACTGACCGTGATTGCAATTTGGTCGCATGGCTCATTCAAAACCATTTACTTATGTCGATGACCGCACAGAAAAAAGATATTTCTGACCCTGATGTGGTGAAAGAGTTCGCAGAAAAACTCGGTGATATGGAGCATTTAGATTATCTGTACTGCTTAACCGTTGCAGATATCAATGCCACCAATCCTAAATTGTGGAACACATGGCGCGCATCTTTAATGCGTCAACTCTATACCCATGCGCGTGATGTCATCCGTAGTGGTTTAGGTCGTCCTGTTGAATATCAAATGCTGATTGAAGACACTAAATTTGCTGCCAGTGAAATTTTAGTCAATGACTTCCCGCTTGATGCTGTGGAAAAAGTATGGCAAGAATTAGGGGATGAATATTTCTTAAAAGAATCTGCCGATGAAGTGGCTTGGCATACACGTGCGATTTTAGAGCATGGTGATAATCCTGAACCATTGGTGTTGATGCGTGCACATCGAAAAGCTGCTCAAGATGCCGTACAGATTTTTATTTATACTCAAGATAAACCCAATCTGTTTGCCACAACTGTTGCTGTACTCGACCGTATGAACTTAGATGTTCAAGATGCTCGTATTATCACAGCAACAAAATCATTTAGCTTAGATACCTATGTGGTCCTTGACCGTTTTGGCACTTTGCTAACAGATCGAGATCGCGAAGAAACGGTCAAAGAAGCTTTGGTTACCGCGCTCTGTCAATCAGACAAATATCCTGGACTGATGCAGCGCCGCATTCCACGTCAATTGCGCCATTTTGACATTGAAAATACGGTGGATATTACGTTAAATGAGGCATTGCAACAAAATATGGTTGAAATCTCAACGCTCGACCAACCTGGTCTGCTGGCTAAAATCGGTGGATTATTTATGATGCAAGGTTTAGACATCCATTCAGCGCGCATTGCCACTTTAGGTGAACGTGCTGAAGATATTTTCTTTGTCACCAAAAAAGATGCTACACCTATGAATGATGCTGAAGCTCAAGCTTTTGCAACACAATTAACTGCAGCATTAGATGAGGCTTCAAATCTTGTTTCGAGTCATCATTAATTTTTTTAAGATTGGTTTTTATCACACGGTAATTGTTTCATGAATTCTAGTTTGTCTTTATTACATCCTTATCCTTTCGAAAAATTGAATCAATTGTTTAAGGATGTCAAACCCGCAGATTTACCTTTGATTCCTTTATCTATTGGGGAACCAAAGCACCCTGCACCTGAGTTTGTGAAACAAGCGATTATTGACAATTTCAACCATCTTTCTACTTATCCAAACAGTAAAGGCTTGCCTGAACTTCGTGAAAGTATTGCAACATGGTTAACACGTCGTTTTAAACTCAACACAATCAGTGCTGAAGATCATATTCTTCCTGTCACAGGAACACGTGAAGGGATATTCTCTTTCGTTCAAGCTTTGATTAACCGTGAAGAAGCACCTTATGTTGTGATGCCGAATCCGTTTTATCAAATCTAT contains these protein-coding regions:
- a CDS encoding methionine ABC transporter permease, yielding MHDQLIDLLITGTIDTLVMVGVSAFFALLIGLPMAVILVNTSEHGIYPSKTINQALGWVVNITRSIPFLILMVALIPLTRFIVGTSYGVWAAVVPLTLAATPFFARIAEVSLREVDHGLIEAAQAMGCNRKQIIWHVLLPEALPGIVAGFTVTLVTMINSSAIAGAIGAGGLGDIAYRYGYQRFDMQIMLAVILVLVVLVMLVQATGDALSAQLDKRKI
- the ychF gene encoding redox-regulated ATPase YchF → MGFNCGIVGLPNVGKSTLFNALTKAAIAAENFPFCTIEPNTGIVPVPDLRMDKLAEIVKPQRVVPTAMEFVDIAGLVAGASKGEGLGNQFLANIRETDAIAHVVRCFEDENVIHVNGKIDPLDDIATINTELALADLEAVEKAITRLAKSAKSGDKEAIAVKAILEKIQPLLNEGKPARAADLDDDERKLVRGYGLMTLKPTMYIANVAEDGFENNPHLDAVKKLASEENAIVVPLCNQIEAEISLLDDEDRAEFLEAMGMEEPGLNVVIRAGYSLLGLQTYFTAGVQEVRAWTVKVGATAPQAAGVIHTDFEKGFIRAECIAYDDFVQYNGEAGAKEAGKWRLEGKTYVVQDGDVLHFRFNV
- a CDS encoding superoxide dismutase — encoded protein: MAYTLPPLPYAYDALEPHVDTKTMEIHHSKHHQTYINNINGAIAGTEWEKSSVEELVRKVNEVPTDIKNNVINNGGGHANHSLFWTVMSPQGGGNPIGQISLAIEQELGGFEKFKEVFTKAAISRFGSGWAWLSVTPDKKIVVESSANQDSPLMHGNTPILGLDVWEHAYYLKYQNRRPEYINAFYNVINWEEVNRRYLEAIK
- a CDS encoding AzlC family ABC transporter permease, which encodes MFTYLPVSFAFGVSASQFGFSAWEALFLSCSMYAGASQFLVVALLGSGTSIWMTALTVIALDIRHLLYGPALQNLINDRLNLKKTAIWAWGLTDEVFAAGMIKLSQRRQEWSESWMLGVSLFSWLSWAFGSFLGGLFADKVSHMPQFLQAALDFLLPALFLSFLLAAFEKKHSFVVIVSLVVAAIACYTINLSAAIFIGIASGILAGLFKHYVLKQDDHDLEQRTGEF
- the ygaH gene encoding L-valine transporter subunit YgaH, with protein sequence MNLDIILVGIIVGIANFASRFGPFWVIQRHHDNAQKRGSVWIKIALGSIGIAAISSMLVVATLPPLMETPNKSFAMLVGFVVLAGIYFKYQRIVLATLTAAFVYGMVYTYFDI
- the purT gene encoding formate-dependent phosphoribosylglycinamide formyltransferase, which gives rise to MKRMSITIGTPLQTSAFKVLLLGSGELGKEVVISLQRLGVEVHAADRYDHAPAMQVAHYSYTLNMAEPVELKKLIENIKPNLIVPEIEAIATQVLVEIEEQNIATVIPSAKAVNLTMNRQGIRKLAAEELGLPTSAYRFADTLESFRAACDDIGYPNFVKPVMSSSGKGQSRVKEFSEVDAAWEYAQTGGRVNQGTVIVESQIDFDFEITLLTVRAKNPTTGEIETHFCDPIGHRQDSGDYVESWQPQAMTPAALEEAQRIAHKVTVALGGCGIFGVELFVKADKVWFSEVSPRPHDTGLVTLASQFQSEFELHARAILGLQVNTQRHSVAASAVIYAGVDDTNLSFSGLELALENPNTDLRLFGKPEGFVRRRMGVATARAETTDQAREWAFEAASKVRVQQNNR
- the glnD gene encoding [protein-PII] uridylyltransferase, producing MINTSPLLNYVSSNHDIKAINQWRTDVENQLQEQFEQGQPIREIIRARANLIDEALVFLWNHAGLDQTQLGLFAVGGYGRREMMPYSDVDIMVLSEDELTPDQETKVTHFISSLWDVGNFKPGVSVRTIQSCFEQASSDLTVATTLIEARLIAGYEHLAKWPRRVVSQTWTDKTFFDAKMDEQARRYAQHNNTESNLEPDIKNAPGGIRDINQIGWIAKRHFRVNRIYDLVHLGFISEFELAVLEEAENFLWEIRHYLHRITKRDENRLLFDYQREVAAKFGYQKVEGEHINYPIEQFMKRYYRAAQQVSTLNEMLLAYFNESVITPRLPDYERKIEEINENFKLVDGKLAVQHHKIFAERPSAILEIFYLLANRPEIEGIRARTLRLLTLAAKRIDQNFRDNPTHQALFMAIIRSPHRLYETMVAMKRYGVLGKYIPAFGQIMGLMQYDLFHIYTVDAHTLLLVRNLNRFKEPEFAKDYPVVSSVFQRLARRDIVFLAAIFHDIAKGRGGDHSELGAIDAIEFGRAHGFTDRDCNLVAWLIQNHLLMSMTAQKKDISDPDVVKEFAEKLGDMEHLDYLYCLTVADINATNPKLWNTWRASLMRQLYTHARDVIRSGLGRPVEYQMLIEDTKFAASEILVNDFPLDAVEKVWQELGDEYFLKESADEVAWHTRAILEHGDNPEPLVLMRAHRKAAQDAVQIFIYTQDKPNLFATTVAVLDRMNLDVQDARIITATKSFSLDTYVVLDRFGTLLTDRDREETVKEALVTALCQSDKYPGLMQRRIPRQLRHFDIENTVDITLNEALQQNMVEISTLDQPGLLAKIGGLFMMQGLDIHSARIATLGERAEDIFFVTKKDATPMNDAEAQAFATQLTAALDEASNLVSSHH